The DNA region TCTCTCTTGAAGTCTTCAAACTCTTTAACCCCATTGCCATTGAAAATCTCAGTCTGTTTTCCCAAGAACGTCCTATCATAATGTAAAGAATAAAATGCTCAGATAACTAATGTTTTATGCAAGTAGATGATCATCAATCcaaggaaaaataaatattttgtctctACCTCCTCCTTCAAACCAAAAAACTGGTTGAATATGAACATTGTACCGTAAATCTTGATCCTGAAACCAGACatacataaaataaacaagAATAATAGTATTAGAGAAAAAATCTACCACATCGGAAACCAGAAGAGATCATAGAGATGGGCTAATCCAGTTATCACCAATAATATACCTGATGTCCCATGAAAAAAGGTGAGTGCTCTAGTATGAAACTCGAGAACCCTTCACCTGTTTTGAGAGTCTCCATAATCTTCAAACACTCAACCAATCTCAGCTTGCTCTCTCTACTCTCCTCCAGTGATTTCTCCAAGCGTGACGCCTTCTTCTTCCAGTATTCGACCGTATCAACCTCTTTCTCTGATTCCTCCTTTTCAACCTCAGTCTTTCAGCTTCTTCTATTTCTCTGTTCAGATTCTTAAGCTCCTCTCTTAAAGACCTAAGTCGAGATGAATTTTGGTGAGTAGAATCCATGAGTTCATATAATCGATCCAAGTCTGCGATCATCGGGATAACCATAGTTGTTACTTCCTTTAGCAACGAAGTATACAAAACTTGAAGATGTAGAGATTAGTTAGGGAAAGTTATGAATAGTTATTAGTAGATCTGAAAATCATCTCATCTAGAGTGAAATAGAGTCAACGAATTGGAAACGAGCATTGGGAGACAAGACctggttaaaacttaaaactaaaCTATACTGAAGCATCTgacatattaatataaattttattgaagaAACTATATACTATAGCTAGTTGCAGAATGCTTCAAAATCCGAGTTGATAcaacaaaatattcaaattttgttatattttacaaagaaatacaacagaaaaaggaaaaacaaaaatttatgcCAAGGATTTAAAAGATTTTCACCCTTTTATAACAAACACTCACATTATCATACGTGAATGGTATTtgcaaaaactattttttgttattttaatatatttttgttttatctaaGCTAAACCAAGCTAATCATATCATATTGATTCCTCCTCTGCCTGGCAATGAAAGACTCGATTTTGAACCGGAGTTCATCGTCAGAATCAAATCTTTCAGAAGAAGCATCCGTCTCTGATCTCCTCAATCTTCCACATGGACTCTTCTCCAAACCCTCCAGATTCTCTGACCTGCTTCGTTGGTAACTCTGACTTTGCATCTTCTCAGCCAAACTCTGTTTCTCCATCTTCTTCGCAGTTGTTTCCTGATGTTCAACTTTGCTTTGTTTCTCTCTCTGCACTGAAGTACTATGTTTTGTAGACTTCTCAGGCTTACTCCGTGTCTCTATCTTCTCAGGAATGCTGTATTTGGCTATGGTCTCAGTTATGCTCTCTGTCTCTTTCTCTGCTTCTCTCTGTTTTGCTCTGGCTTCTATTATGCTCTGTGTAGCCTTGTTCTCTGCTTCGCTCtgttttcctctgtttctcacCTCGTCGTAAAGGTCGAGGTCGTTGCTTTTGCAATTGGGGACAACTTCTTGATTCAAGAGAAGGCCAGATTTCGCGATTAGAGCGATGACTATGGCGTTTGCTATAACAAACGCAAGGTTACGGTTTGCTAGAATAGCCGCGGCGACACCAGAATCATGCAACGTGATAACGAGCTGATAGCATAGCTTAGCTGCCGTAACCAGGACAAGAGCTATCTCGATGGCCCGGTAAAACAGATCCAAGATTATCTGAGCACGAGACTTCTTCGCAAGCCTCTTTATCTTTCTTGATTTAGTTTTCTGAGAGTTGAAAGAATCCATTGGCGAGGAGAAGAACCGAACGagcaaaaaaaacttaaacagAAGAAACTTAAGCAAAAGCTTTTTGCTGCTT from Raphanus sativus cultivar WK10039 chromosome 8, ASM80110v3, whole genome shotgun sequence includes:
- the LOC108822833 gene encoding uncharacterized protein LOC108822833; the protein is MDSFNSQKTKSRKIKRLAKKSRAQIILDLFYRAIEIALVLVTAAKLCYQLVITLHDSGVAAAILANRNLAFVIANAIVIALIAKSGLLLNQEVVPNCKSNDLDLYDEVRNRGKQSEAENKATQSIIEARAKQREAEKETESITETIAKYSIPEKIETRSKPEKSTKHSTSVQREKQSKVEHQETTAKKMEKQSLAEKMQSQSYQRSRSENLEGLEKSPCGRLRRSETDASSERFDSDDELRFKIESFIARQRRNQYDMISLV